A stretch of DNA from Mesorhizobium onobrychidis:
GAAACCGCCAAGCCCTTGCGCGTCGGTGTCCGACGAGGCACACATTGCGCACTTCCCGGAGACGCTTCGATGCCCGAAGCAACCAACCATCCTGCCTTACATCGGCCGCCGCTCCTGCTGCGCCCGCTCCGGTTCGACCACCCTGCGATAGAGATGCCACGTCGCATGGCCAAGCACCGGCATGACGACGGCGAGCCCGGCAAACAGCGGGATCGAGCCGATGACCAGCAGCACGGCGACCATCAGGCCCCACAGCGCCAGCTGCAGCGGGTTTGTCATCACCGCCCGTGCCGAGGTCTCGATTGCCGAGACCGCGCCGACATCGCGGTCGAGCAGCAGCGGGAAAGCGACGACGGTGGTCGCCAGCACGATCGCGGCGAAGACGAAGCCGGCCGCATTGCCGAGCAGGATCAGCGTCCAGCCTTTGGGCGTTGTCAGCACCTCGCGCACAAAGCCGCCGATCGAAGCCGGCGGCTGATTGCCGAACAGGCCGGTGTAGATCGATTGCGCGGTGTACAGCCAGAGCAGGAACAGTGCCACCAGCATGACGCCGATGACCGCGATCGCCGGCAGCGCCGGCGAGTGGCGCACGTCGAGCGCGTGCCACCAGGACGTGTCCATGCCGAGCTCGCGGCGGCGGCTGATCTCGTAGAGGCCGATCGCGGCGAAGGGCCCAAGCAGGGCGAAGCCGGACATCAGCGGGTAGAGGAGCTGGATGGCGTTGGAGCCAGATGTCGTCCACTGCGCCAGCATCAATCCGACCACCGGATAGATCAGGCACAGGAACACGTAATGCGATGGCTTTGCCCAGAAATCCTCGATGCCGAGCCGCAGCACATCCATCAGGTCCGCCGTGGTGATGCGGCGCACCGTGGGCTGCACGTGCATTCCACGCGCGTCCGACATGACATGAAAGCCGGCCATAACCATTCTCCCGTGTGTCGGGGGCGGCCACCGCCAGGATGGCCGCCCGTAGCTGCCACTTCAAGTCGGCATGATAGCCGATTTAGGCGCTGTTGTCGCCACCGCGCGGCCCCAGACACATTAGAGCGACGTGCGTCCATTTGGACGCACAAAGTACGCACTAACACCGATAATCTACGCATCGTGCTTTCCGAAAATCGATTCCGATTTTCGGGCTGATGCGTTGGCGCCGCGCGGACTGACGTGTGCTAGTCAGCGAAGCGTTCAATGACCTCGGCCAGCGGAATTTGGCCAAGACAGGCACCCGAACCCGCCGGCTTTTCGCCGTCCTCGATGGCCTGCGCATATCGCACGTCCGGATCGCTTTCGATCCGGCGGCGCAACGCCGCCAGCTTGGGGTAGGCTGCGCCGTCGACCGCCTTGTGGAACTCCGCCCAGCGCGCCACGCCAATCAGCGTGGTGTCCGCCAGTGTCAGGTGATCGCCGACCAGAAAGTCCGTGTCGGCGATCATTGCCTCAAGCCGGTCATGGCGTTCGGTAACGGCCTTGCGGCCAAAGTCACGCAAGGTCGCCAGCAGGGCTGGGTCGGCCGATTCCATTTCAAATGCAGCCCAGAGCGGGGTGAAAGCGGCGGTGAAGCCGGTGTTCACGAAAGCCATCAGCTGATGCATCCGGTCGGCTTCCGGCGAGCGAGGATCGAAGCTGATGCGACGTTGCGTGTCGCGGGCTTCGAGCCACGCGGCAATCGCCATGGTCTCGGTGAGCACTTTGCCTTCGTCCGTGATCAACACCGGCGTTTCCTGACGGCCGTTGATGCTGGCATAGGCGTCGTTCTTCATTTCGGTGAGCATGTCGACGCGACACAGGCGGTAGGGTTGTCCGAGGCGTTCAAAAGCAGCGACAAGCCCCATCGAACTTCCCGCCGGGACGCCGTAAAGGAGGATAGGTTCCATTTCTTTGTCTCTTCCATGTTTAGGGATCACGCTGCGCAGCGAAGCTTGACCCTAGATGTTTGATCCCGGACTTTAATGGCGCATCATTGCCGTCCGAATCAAAGGATGCGCTATGGGACAGGTTCTAC
This window harbors:
- a CDS encoding DUF2189 domain-containing protein, encoding MAGFHVMSDARGMHVQPTVRRITTADLMDVLRLGIEDFWAKPSHYVFLCLIYPVVGLMLAQWTTSGSNAIQLLYPLMSGFALLGPFAAIGLYEISRRRELGMDTSWWHALDVRHSPALPAIAVIGVMLVALFLLWLYTAQSIYTGLFGNQPPASIGGFVREVLTTPKGWTLILLGNAAGFVFAAIVLATTVVAFPLLLDRDVGAVSAIETSARAVMTNPLQLALWGLMVAVLLVIGSIPLFAGLAVVMPVLGHATWHLYRRVVEPERAQQERRPM
- a CDS encoding glutathione S-transferase family protein, yielding MEPILLYGVPAGSSMGLVAAFERLGQPYRLCRVDMLTEMKNDAYASINGRQETPVLITDEGKVLTETMAIAAWLEARDTQRRISFDPRSPEADRMHQLMAFVNTGFTAAFTPLWAAFEMESADPALLATLRDFGRKAVTERHDRLEAMIADTDFLVGDHLTLADTTLIGVARWAEFHKAVDGAAYPKLAALRRRIESDPDVRYAQAIEDGEKPAGSGACLGQIPLAEVIERFAD